The following coding sequences lie in one Musa acuminata AAA Group cultivar baxijiao chromosome BXJ3-1, Cavendish_Baxijiao_AAA, whole genome shotgun sequence genomic window:
- the LOC135628142 gene encoding uncharacterized protein LOC135628142 isoform X3, which yields MGQRWRSKGKTVPADEDEEAQSVISLGSSDDEEANEDLSLAIVEKARQREAKRKRSEDALGPVPAAETPAPAVRLSSVFPSSGVAELVSDRNPESSVGGLTSLTHGERKKKPKKSKKKQQHEVEEKKVLQIGAIIDEEQPPRKGESVIAEANGVSDNMVFRKLLRGVRYFDPGGNNWETCFNCGEEGHIAANCTMEKRQKPCFYCGLFGHNSKQCLQGQDCFVCKRKGHLAKDCPDKNKKIVQESEICLRCGEMGHIMSSCPNNYSPDDLKETQCYVCTKYGHLCCIDFKDSCPIEIFCYNCAQPGHTGLGCAKPRGENISLASPTLCYICHEEGHFARGCTKRTKSARKMGESSTPRTFDNKNRSSRGTKSVPRDFGKGQRKKNLLYEERWNMTTGKNLLLRIFSIKI from the exons ATGGGCCAGAGGTGGAGATCCAAGGGGAAGACGGTTCCTGCCGACGAGGACGAGGAGGCGCAGTCCGTGATTTCCCTTGgaagcagcgacgacgaggaggcgAACGAGGACCTCAGCCTCGCCATCGTCGAGAAGGCGCGGCAGCGCGAGGCGAAAAGGAAGAGGTCCGAAGACGCCCTTGGTCCCGTTCCCGCCGCCGAGACCCCGGCTCCTGCCGTAAGGCTTTCTTCTGTCTTCCCATCGTCTGGCGTTGCGGAGCTTGTCTCTGACCGGAACCCCGAATCTTCTGTCGGTGGTCTGACCTCCCTGACTCAtggggagaggaagaagaagccgaagAAGtcaaagaagaagcagcagcacgaGGTTGAAGAGAAAAAAGTG CTGCAGATTGGTGCTATAATCGATGAAGAGCAGCCACCAAGAAAGGGAGAGTCAGTGATCGCTGAGGCGAATGGAGTATCTGACAATATGGTTTTTCGAAAGCTTCTT CGTGGGGTAAGGTACTTCGATCCTGGAGGGAATAATTGGGAGACTTGCTTCAATTGTGGTGAAGAGGGCCATATAGCTGCAAATTGCACAATGGAGAAGCGGCAGAAACCTTGTTTCTATTGTGGATTGTTTGGACATAATTCGAAGCAGTGTTTACAG GGACAAGATTGTTTTGTTTGCAAAAGAAAAGGCCATCTTGCAAAAGACTGCCCAGACAAAAATAAAAAGATCGTTCAGGAGTCTGAAATTTGCCTAAGATGTGGAGAGATGGGACATATTATGTCATCATGCCCAAATAATTATTCACCTGATGATTTGAAG GAAACACAATGTTATGTTTGCACAAAGTATGGTCATCTATGTTGTATAGACTTCAAAGATTCCTGTCCAATAGAAATATTTTGTTACAATTGTGCCCAACCCGGACACACTGGCTTG GGGTGTGCAAAACCACGTGGCGAGAATATTTCTCTTGCATCACCAACTTTATGCTATATTTGTCATGAGGAAGGACATTTTGCACGGGGTTGTACAAAGAGGACTAAG TCTGCCAGAAAGATGGGCGAATCATCGACACCTCGAACTTTTGACAACAAGAATAGAAGTTCTAGGGGGACTAAATCTGTGCCTCGTGATTTTGGTAAAGGTCAAAGGAAAAAGAACTTGTTATATGAAGAAAGATGGAACATGACAACTG GCAAGAACCTACTACTGAGAATCTTCAGCATAAAGATCTGA
- the LOC135628142 gene encoding protein AIR1-like isoform X2 produces the protein MGQRWRSKGKTVPADEDEEAQSVISLGSSDDEEANEDLSLAIVEKARQREAKRKRSEDALGPVPAAETPAPAVRLSSVFPSSGVAELVSDRNPESSVGGLTSLTHGERKKKPKKSKKKQQHEVEEKKVIGAIIDEEQPPRKGESVIAEANGVSDNMVFRKLLRGVRYFDPGGNNWETCFNCGEEGHIAANCTMEKRQKPCFYCGLFGHNSKQCLQGQDCFVCKRKGHLAKDCPDKNKKIVQESEICLRCGEMGHIMSSCPNNYSPDDLKETQCYVCTKYGHLCCIDFKDSCPIEIFCYNCAQPGHTGLGCAKPRGENISLASPTLCYICHEEGHFARGCTKRTKSARKMGESSTPRTFDNKNRSSRGTKSVPRDFGKGQRKKNLLYEERWNMTTGKSKIKGGWIVDDPGDLPRKKFRAHDYASPMTSRKKSHRNYSIGFSGHSSNSNTRKKWKSHTGTSGSQ, from the exons ATGGGCCAGAGGTGGAGATCCAAGGGGAAGACGGTTCCTGCCGACGAGGACGAGGAGGCGCAGTCCGTGATTTCCCTTGgaagcagcgacgacgaggaggcgAACGAGGACCTCAGCCTCGCCATCGTCGAGAAGGCGCGGCAGCGCGAGGCGAAAAGGAAGAGGTCCGAAGACGCCCTTGGTCCCGTTCCCGCCGCCGAGACCCCGGCTCCTGCCGTAAGGCTTTCTTCTGTCTTCCCATCGTCTGGCGTTGCGGAGCTTGTCTCTGACCGGAACCCCGAATCTTCTGTCGGTGGTCTGACCTCCCTGACTCAtggggagaggaagaagaagccgaagAAGtcaaagaagaagcagcagcacgaGGTTGAAGAGAAAAAAGTG ATTGGTGCTATAATCGATGAAGAGCAGCCACCAAGAAAGGGAGAGTCAGTGATCGCTGAGGCGAATGGAGTATCTGACAATATGGTTTTTCGAAAGCTTCTT CGTGGGGTAAGGTACTTCGATCCTGGAGGGAATAATTGGGAGACTTGCTTCAATTGTGGTGAAGAGGGCCATATAGCTGCAAATTGCACAATGGAGAAGCGGCAGAAACCTTGTTTCTATTGTGGATTGTTTGGACATAATTCGAAGCAGTGTTTACAG GGACAAGATTGTTTTGTTTGCAAAAGAAAAGGCCATCTTGCAAAAGACTGCCCAGACAAAAATAAAAAGATCGTTCAGGAGTCTGAAATTTGCCTAAGATGTGGAGAGATGGGACATATTATGTCATCATGCCCAAATAATTATTCACCTGATGATTTGAAG GAAACACAATGTTATGTTTGCACAAAGTATGGTCATCTATGTTGTATAGACTTCAAAGATTCCTGTCCAATAGAAATATTTTGTTACAATTGTGCCCAACCCGGACACACTGGCTTG GGGTGTGCAAAACCACGTGGCGAGAATATTTCTCTTGCATCACCAACTTTATGCTATATTTGTCATGAGGAAGGACATTTTGCACGGGGTTGTACAAAGAGGACTAAG TCTGCCAGAAAGATGGGCGAATCATCGACACCTCGAACTTTTGACAACAAGAATAGAAGTTCTAGGGGGACTAAATCTGTGCCTCGTGATTTTGGTAAAGGTCAAAGGAAAAAGAACTTGTTATATGAAGAAAGATGGAACATGACAACTGGTAAGTCAAAGATAAAAGGCGGTTGGATTGTTGATGATCCAGGTGATCTTCCTAGAAAGAAGTTTAGAGCGCATGATTATGCATCTCCCATGACATCAAGAAAAAAGAGTCATAGGAATTATTCAATAGGTTTTAGTGGGCATTCTTCAAATTCCAATACTCGTAAGAAATGGAAGTCTCACACGGGAACTTCTGGTTCTCAATGA
- the LOC135628142 gene encoding protein AIR1-like isoform X1, with translation MGQRWRSKGKTVPADEDEEAQSVISLGSSDDEEANEDLSLAIVEKARQREAKRKRSEDALGPVPAAETPAPAVRLSSVFPSSGVAELVSDRNPESSVGGLTSLTHGERKKKPKKSKKKQQHEVEEKKVLQIGAIIDEEQPPRKGESVIAEANGVSDNMVFRKLLRGVRYFDPGGNNWETCFNCGEEGHIAANCTMEKRQKPCFYCGLFGHNSKQCLQGQDCFVCKRKGHLAKDCPDKNKKIVQESEICLRCGEMGHIMSSCPNNYSPDDLKETQCYVCTKYGHLCCIDFKDSCPIEIFCYNCAQPGHTGLGCAKPRGENISLASPTLCYICHEEGHFARGCTKRTKSARKMGESSTPRTFDNKNRSSRGTKSVPRDFGKGQRKKNLLYEERWNMTTGKSKIKGGWIVDDPGDLPRKKFRAHDYASPMTSRKKSHRNYSIGFSGHSSNSNTRKKWKSHTGTSGSQ, from the exons ATGGGCCAGAGGTGGAGATCCAAGGGGAAGACGGTTCCTGCCGACGAGGACGAGGAGGCGCAGTCCGTGATTTCCCTTGgaagcagcgacgacgaggaggcgAACGAGGACCTCAGCCTCGCCATCGTCGAGAAGGCGCGGCAGCGCGAGGCGAAAAGGAAGAGGTCCGAAGACGCCCTTGGTCCCGTTCCCGCCGCCGAGACCCCGGCTCCTGCCGTAAGGCTTTCTTCTGTCTTCCCATCGTCTGGCGTTGCGGAGCTTGTCTCTGACCGGAACCCCGAATCTTCTGTCGGTGGTCTGACCTCCCTGACTCAtggggagaggaagaagaagccgaagAAGtcaaagaagaagcagcagcacgaGGTTGAAGAGAAAAAAGTG CTGCAGATTGGTGCTATAATCGATGAAGAGCAGCCACCAAGAAAGGGAGAGTCAGTGATCGCTGAGGCGAATGGAGTATCTGACAATATGGTTTTTCGAAAGCTTCTT CGTGGGGTAAGGTACTTCGATCCTGGAGGGAATAATTGGGAGACTTGCTTCAATTGTGGTGAAGAGGGCCATATAGCTGCAAATTGCACAATGGAGAAGCGGCAGAAACCTTGTTTCTATTGTGGATTGTTTGGACATAATTCGAAGCAGTGTTTACAG GGACAAGATTGTTTTGTTTGCAAAAGAAAAGGCCATCTTGCAAAAGACTGCCCAGACAAAAATAAAAAGATCGTTCAGGAGTCTGAAATTTGCCTAAGATGTGGAGAGATGGGACATATTATGTCATCATGCCCAAATAATTATTCACCTGATGATTTGAAG GAAACACAATGTTATGTTTGCACAAAGTATGGTCATCTATGTTGTATAGACTTCAAAGATTCCTGTCCAATAGAAATATTTTGTTACAATTGTGCCCAACCCGGACACACTGGCTTG GGGTGTGCAAAACCACGTGGCGAGAATATTTCTCTTGCATCACCAACTTTATGCTATATTTGTCATGAGGAAGGACATTTTGCACGGGGTTGTACAAAGAGGACTAAG TCTGCCAGAAAGATGGGCGAATCATCGACACCTCGAACTTTTGACAACAAGAATAGAAGTTCTAGGGGGACTAAATCTGTGCCTCGTGATTTTGGTAAAGGTCAAAGGAAAAAGAACTTGTTATATGAAGAAAGATGGAACATGACAACTGGTAAGTCAAAGATAAAAGGCGGTTGGATTGTTGATGATCCAGGTGATCTTCCTAGAAAGAAGTTTAGAGCGCATGATTATGCATCTCCCATGACATCAAGAAAAAAGAGTCATAGGAATTATTCAATAGGTTTTAGTGGGCATTCTTCAAATTCCAATACTCGTAAGAAATGGAAGTCTCACACGGGAACTTCTGGTTCTCAATGA
- the LOC135628651 gene encoding protein WVD2-like 4, protein MESGDGIELEPEKGTLETDPKANGFMSNINKDDEVSDSGDAVKADGDSSVDEPKVTEVDYPGEGNEGSESATAIKDFSLPEKSGSDRGDQLKKAQKEQGGQNGHSKEFQKKKHVLSQSLSFPSKGHLGSSLRKGATVMRQPKDSSSITNGVLPGKKTSSAAAHGSRRSLRKKTGSLDATVNGTETGDGSTPCGRKGAISCFSFRLDERAEKRKEFFTKLEEKNHAKEMEKTNLQARSKENQEAEIRRLRKSLTFKATPMPNFYQEPGPPKVELKKIPPTRARSPKLGRHKASVAASDIPSEASMSCGSPCLTPSSTKLNEAAATNRGNSTSNIPTQKSLPKLPSQKPKVVATELKSVATKTKFSNSKIKVKKAEVEGSSNNPIKSSPETSAVMELVLENRVEEDDPILNSSGTGISSLEVSVQG, encoded by the exons ATGGAATCTGGTGATGGAATTGAACTGGAGCCCGAAAAAGGAACTCTTGAGACAGATCCAAAGGCCAATGGATTTATGTCGAATATCAACAAGGATGATGAAGTTAGCGACAGCGGTGATGCTGTCAAAGCCGATGGTGACAGCTCTGTAGATGAACCTAAAGTTACAGAAGTTGATTATCCTGGAGAGGGTAATGAAGGATCTGAATCTGCTACAGCGATCAAAGATTTCAGTCTCCCGGAG AAATCAGGATCTGATAGAGGTGATCAATTAAAGAAAGCACAGAAGGAACAAGGTGGTCAGAATGGTCATTCAAAAGAATTCCAGAAGAAAAAACATGTTCTTTCACAGAGTCTTTCGTTTCCTTCGAAAGGTCATCTTGGCAGTAGTTTGAGGAAGGGCGCCACAGTTATGAGGCAGCCTAAAGATTCATCATCAATTACAAACG GTGTTCTTCCTGGTAAGAAAACTTCCTCGGCTGCTGCACATGGCTCTCGGAGATCACTT CGCAAGAAGACTGGCTCGTTGGATGCAACTGTCAATGGTACCGAAACTGGAGA TGGTTCCACTCCTTGTGGAAGAAAGGGTGCTATTTCTTGTTTCAGTTTCAGGTTGGATGAGCGTGCTGAGAAACGAAAGGAG TTTTTCACGAAACTTGAAGAGAAAAATCATGCAAAGGAAATGGAAAAGACTAACCTGCAGGCAAGATCAAAG GAGAATCAAGAGGCTGAGATCAGACGGCTAAGGAAGAGCTTGACATTTAAGGCAACACCAATGCCAAATTTTTATCAGGAACCTGGTCCTCCGAAAGTTGAACTAAAGAAG ATCCCACCAACGCGAGCTAGGTCGCCAAAGCTTGGTCGTCACAAGGCATCTGTTGCTGCATCAGACATTCCTTCAGAAGCTAGCATGTCATGTGGGAGCCCATGCTTGACTCCCTCCTCAACCAAGCTGAATGAAGCTGCTGCAACCAATAGAGGGAACTCGACTTCAAATATTCCCACTCAAAAATCACTTCCAAAACTTCCATCTCAGAAACCAAAAGTTGTGGCAACTGAATTGAAATCAGTTGCCACAAAGACGAAATTTTCAAATTCAAAGATCAAAGTCAAGAAAGCTGAAGTAGAAGGTAGTTCTAACAATCCAATCAAATCCTCTCCTGAAACTAGTGCAGTAATGGAACTAGTTCTTGAGAACAGAGTTGAGGAAGATGACCCCATTCTTAATTCTTCGGGTACTGGAATTTCTTCTCTGGAAGTGTCAGTGCAAGGTTGA
- the LOC135628420 gene encoding uncharacterized protein LOC135628420, which produces MWKQAFAATARLASSRWRFSVSTAVGSELRRSVEEHFREVSNITPPSKKKLIPPPPYSVVEGALDRSEGPVLRRAYGEEEISISVRRRAFVIPSRGGGNEDEVDRGHDFISELFLYVNVSRPGRSNSLLFLCVLYPDAVGIHSVCLISKQTPDLSQGRVFLALDQQLRDAFCIYLEERGVSKRLFPFLQSWLYLKDHHNIMNWFRKVSDFINDIKPT; this is translated from the exons ATGTGGAAGCAAGCCTTCGCTGCCACCGCCCGGCTGGCTTCTTCGAGATGGCGATTCTCCGTCTCCACCGCTGTGGGTTCTGAGCTCCGCCGCTCCGTTGAAGAGCACTTCCGAGAAGTCTCCAATATCACCCCGCCCTCG aagaagaagttgataCCGCCCCCGCCGTACTCTGTCGTGGAGGGGGCGCTGGACCGGAGCGAGGGGCCGGTTCTCCGGAGGGCGTACGGGGAGGAAGAGATCAGCATATCGGTCCGACGACGCGCCTTTGTCATCCCGTCTCGTGGTGGTGGTAATGAGGATGAGGTCGATCGAGGCCATGACTTCATCAGCGAGCTCTTCCTTTATGTGAATGTGTCGAGGCCCGGGCGGAGCAACTCGCTCCTTTTTCTCTGTGTGCTTTATCCGGATGCCGTCGGAATCCATTCTGTGTGCCTCATCTCTAAGCAAACCCCTGATTTGTCTCAGGGCCGCGTCTTCCT GGCGTTGGACCAGCAATTGAGGGATGCTTTTTGTATATATTTAGAAGAACGTGGAGTTAGTAAAAGGCTTTTCCCTTTTCTCCAATCTTGGCTATATCTGAAGGATCATCACAATATCATGAATTGGTTTAGGAAGGTCAGTGATTTCATCAACGACATTAAACCAACATGA